acgaaaataagtagaaatggggaaaacggggctatagctctcgaaatgaccggccaagtcgttacatcctccccctcttaaacatttgttcatcctcgaacggtctagaaacatacctggagtgtcgaataggcgtggatatctgctccacatctcccgctcagtctctcAGGTGACCTCCTCCGCAGGCTAACCTCttcattgcaccttcactgaagctatatcctttgacctcaacattcgaacctaccgatccaaaatagccatcggctccacatcataagtcatatcaccctccaattgaaccgtgctgaaattcaaaatatgggacggatctccaatatacttccggagcatggaaatatgaaacactggatgcacactcgacaagctgggtggcaaggcaagcttataagccacctcccctatcctgtgaagcacctcaaaaggcccaatgaaccgggggctcaacttgcccctcttcccaaacctcataacaccctccatgggtgataccttcagcaaaaccttctccccaaccataaaagacacatcaaaGACCTTcttatccgcgtagctcttcttcctagactgcgctgtgcgaagccgcttctgaatcaatttcaccttatctaatacgtcctggaccaagtttgtacctaagagcctagcctcacccggctcaaaccatccaaccggagatctacacctcctaccttataaagccttgtacggagctatctgaatactcgactgataactgttgttatatgcaaacttcgcgagtggtagaaactggtcccatgaacccccaaagtcaatgacacaagcacgcaacatgttctccaatatctgaatagtgctctcggactgcccatccgtctaagggtgaaaagttatgctcaactcaacctgagtacccaactctcgctgcacgaccctccaaaactgcaatgtgaactacgtacccctatctgaaatgatggaaactaggacaccatgcaggcgaatgatctctcggatataaatctcggccaaccactctgaagagtaagtagtaccaactggaatgaagtgcgcggacttagtcagcggatccacaataacccaaatagcatcgagcttcctcgaagtctgtggaaGCCTAAAtacaactctgcaccgcctctatcttcttcataTCAACCTgaataccttcactggacaccacgtgtcccaagaatgctactgaactgagccaaactcacacttggagaacttttcataaagcttctcctccctcaatctctgtaatacaatcctcaaatcctgagcgtgctcctcctagctacgagagtacaccaggatgtcatcaatgaatacaacgatgaatgagtccaaatagggatggaatacactgttcatcaaatgtatgaacgatgttggggcattggtcagcccaaaagacatcaccaagaactcataatggctatatcgggtcctgaaagctgtcttaaggatatctgaatcccgaattttcagctggtgataactggacctcaaatcaatcttggagaacaccctcgctccctgaagctagtcgaataaatcatcaatatgaggcaaaggatacttgttcttgactgtgaccttgttcaactgcttgtaatcaatacatattctcatggaaccatcctttttcttcactaatagaacaggtgcaccccaaggtgacacactaggccgaataaaccccttatcaaggagttcctgaagctgttctttcaattccttcaactctgccggttccatacgatacggtggaatagaaattggctgagtgtccggtaccaaatcaatacctaagtcaatatccctgtcaggcgacatgcctgacaggtctgcaggaaacatatccggaaaatcatgtaccaccggaacagaatcaatgataggagtctctgcactaacatccctcacaaaagccaaataagataggcaacccttctcaaccatgcgctgagccttcaaatatgaaatcaccctacttggtacataatctacagaaccgctccactcaaccctcggaattcccggcatagccaacgtcaccgtcttagcatgataatctagaacaacatgacatggagataaccaatccatacccaatatcacatcaaagtcaaccatactgagcagcaaaaggtctatttgggtctccagacccccaatagtcaccacacatgactgatatacgtagtccacaataatagaaatgGGCTTGGCCACCCCataatctgcctccccctctagggcgacccctaactgactgacctccaccccgagctgattgTGCGGATGGTGAGGTAATTGGAGCtgaagtcggaggctgactcctttgctgagatagacctccatgacgacgaggaaaatgcctccacatatgcccaaactccccacactcaaaataactctcTGGTGTTGGTGGCAGAAACTGAGGGGAACCCATAgtaccgggatgactggtagaagaacctggatggaagagccctgaacaggtggagtaCGGGACGAAATCTAAGCTGGAaaggcactaagtgatgagtggccctgatcaGAACTGTTAGaactatggccagatgatgcaccccgatgaaatggccgagatgactgagcctgtctgaaatgaagACTTTTACCGTGCTTGAACTGACCCCCAAAAATAGCACTGCTAAATCTACCCCGACCACGAatcctcttggcctccctctcaaccctctcctgaccgcgaaccatctcaatctgccgagcaatgtcgacaacatcatcaaaagaagcacctgaaaccctctctctggtcatgagcaactgtagctgataagtgagaccatcaataaacctcatgatcctctccctgtccgtgggaaccaaccagatagcatgacgggacaACTTAGAGAaccacatctcatactgtgtcacagacatatcaccctggcgaagccgttCAAACTATTTGCATAGCTCCTCTCTGCAGGATCGAGACACGagcttctccaaaaagaccacggagaactgctgccaagtaaggggtgctgcgccaacagtcctacacctctcataagtctcccaccatctgagtgcagccccagtaactgaaaggtagtgaatgagaccccacaagtctccaaaataccagcagtacggagtatcctctaacatctgtccaagaagtcctgagcatcctctctctctatgccactgaaaggtagtggctggagtctcccaaacctctccaacctatgatGATCTTCCTCAGGCAtggcaggaaccacataatcctgagcaactgcaactggTTGGGCtagtggtgcctctggtgtctgaagtccctgaataacctactcgggtgtgcgagcgacgggagtctgagtgcctcccctagcctgagaagtggGTGCGGCCGTCGAGCTAGAGATctcctgagcaaggccggtacacgctgtcagaatctgagttagggcctcttgaaggcttggaatcacaataggcacaggtggtgcctgagctggtgcatcaccaactggaacctggtcctgatctgggacaaccggtggatctgcaagtactgccccagctgttatacgagctgcacctctacctctaccatgaCCTCTATAgtggcctcggcctctagcggccccggctggtggtactagtggctggTCCTCCTGatcggtagcacgagtcctcaccatctgtgagagaataaaacaacagatgtttagttactagaaccaacagattcgcacgacaagaattcaagaattggagtttcctaaaggttctgcagcctctcgaagataagtacagacgtctccgtaccgatccgcaagactctactaaacccgctcatgactcgtgagacctatgtaacctaggctctgataccaatatgtcacgacacatcgtggaactaggcaagacgactcatttccaaaacaaaccgatatttttatttcaaagataatttcaatgttatttaacacaaaaaccttcgtaaaagagttccaatcaaaataaaagtgcggaaggaaaagcccgacatcggggtgtaactagtcatgagcatctactacaatctgtctaataatatcaaggctaactcagcctggaaaatagctaaatacaacaagagaaagataagagggagaagagcagggttgcgatcaccaggcagctaccttgctatcctcgggaaaatctgcaatcagaacaatcaccaaccgctaccatgtccagctacaccgggatctgcacacaaggtgcagggagtaacatgagtactccaactcagtaagtaacaataataaataatgaCTGAGCAGtaatgacgagcaataaagcatataatgttcatatcaggaaatctcagtaaaaataccacatgcttttaaaatcaggatttgaatcaattaaatatatatttttcaacagttttcaaacataggaaaaatgcaaaggagagaaaaaaatgatgaaatcataaattgcccctcgggcaaacctcacaatcactcgaactactcgggcatacttcacaatcactctttgccactcgggcatacctcacaatcactctttgccactcgggcatacctcacaatcactcatgctacccagtcactcagcactcggcactcgcactcagtaggtatttgcgctcactgggggtgtttacagactccggaggggctcgatcagcccaatcgctatatctagccaaatcatgaaataaatcactcaggccctcggccgatatcaaacatactGCGGCATGtatcccaatcccataaatatcctcacaaatcaggccctcggcctcactcagtcataaacctctcaagtcactcgggcatttcagtaaaaacagagcattcggcccaaaacaacatttatatgcatcaaaatagagtcataaaactgaggtatgcagtaaacaagtataaccatgactgagtatagattttcaatcgaaaacaatgagagaatagtaagaaaaggcccctaagggtccaaacaacactggcacaaggcccaaacatgtcattcaacccaatttacataaactctttctaaaacatataagtatcatatagtttcaacaaagtatgcaactttacattttctatgggacggaccaagtcacaatccccaacagtgcacgcccacacgcccgtcacctagcatgtgcgtcactaaaaatagtagaatgatacaaaatccgggatttggtaccctcagaactagatttacaatcgttactcaCCTCGAATAGGTCAAATCTCTACCCGCAATGCTCTTGACTCTAGACTCgtcctccaaatgctctgaatctattcacaatcagtacaataccatcaatacgcgctaatggaatgaatttcacaagaaaagctacaaaattagaccaaaacccggcTCAAACCTgtcccccgggcccatgtctcgaaatccgacaaaagtcacaaactaGAAAGATCATTTACTCATgaatctaaccatatcaaattcatcaaaatctgacatcgtttggtccttcaaatccttaaattactctttAACAATTCCAAGCCCTAACTCCTAATTTTCACttattacatgattaaacaacgggaaatcatcATAAATACGAAtattagggctcaagaaacttaactcactgatagcccttgaatcacccttcaaacatCACTTCAAAAGCTcaaaaaaccgacttgaaaatggtggataTGAACGAAATTCGCAAAGGGTTCTATTTAaagcccaggtttttcgcacatgcggaaactTTCACGCTTCTGCCCCACCGCAACTGCGAAAAActccatcacaggtgcggaactcacttaggagcccagctTCCGCATCTGTAGCCCAAAACCCCgcgcctgcgaaggcgcacctgcgcgtttcctccgcttctgcgaagcctgcccagcattcccttttccgcatctgcgccccaggtttcgcacctgcaggctcgcagatgcgacctccaactcgcacctgtgcatactgcctagcccagcattgccctcACCTGCGAATTCctcacgcgcaccagcggccttacacctgcgactctttcttccgcaggtgcaaaaatagtagtagcagtagcttcagctgcattttccaactttgacaaatctgttaaccacccgaaatcaccccgaggccctcaggacctcaaccaaaaatatcaacaagtcatatatcaacataccaacttattcaaaccttcgaatcactcaaaacaacatcaaatcatcaaattaccctcagattcaaggctaagaacttctaaatttctaaattctgcacccgatgccgaaaccaaccaaaccacgtccgaatgacctcaaattttgcacacacatcacaaatgacaccatgaacctactccaacttccggaattccattccgacccctatatcaaattttccacagccaaccaaaattgtcaaatttccaatttcgccaatgcaagcctaattctaccacggacctttaaatcacattccggacgcactcctaggtccaaaattacctaacggagctaacagaactatcagaattcaaatttgAGATCGTtgacacataggtcaacatccggttgacttttctaacttaagtttctacttaagagactaagtatctcaattcactttgaaaccactccggtcccgaacgaactaacccgatataatataatatagctgaatagcATGAAAAGAAGTAGAAATGTATAAAAATGGTATTATAGCTCTCGAAataaccggccggatcgttacagcgATCATCAATACTATTAGCCCAATCGGAGTCTGTAAAAGCTTGTAAATAAAGGTTAAAAGCCTTTGAAATGAGAAATGACATGGATTTAGTGTGCTGGAGATATTTAAGGATGCGCTTCACAGCAACCCACTGGTTTAACGATGGATTGTGCATAAACTGGCACACTTTATTTACCATAAATGATATGTCCGGACTTGTTAAAGTAAGATATTGAAGTGCACCAACAGCTTGTCGATAAAGACTTGGATCATCAAAGTCGGGAATGTCACCTTTGTTAAGCTTTGCATTTGTGGCCATGGGTGAGCTTAGAAGCTTACAATGAATCATACCAGCTTTGGTGAGGATACTCTGGATATACTGAGATTGAGAGAGACAAATACCATCACTATTGTGGCACACCTGAATTCCAAGGAAGTAATGTAGTGGACCAAGGTCCCTTATGGAGAATGCACGACCCAGAGCTTGAACAAATGAGTCAATAAATGAAGAGCGGTTTCCTGTGAGCACAATGTCATCCACATAGACTAATAGGTAGACAACCACATTGTAATGAAAGTAGATAAACAAAGAAACATCAGTCTTAGAGGTGGTGAAACCAACAaagatgaaaaattaattaaGCTTTTTATACCAAGCTCATGGAGCTTGGTTAAGACCGTAAAGAGATTTGTGAAGCTCGCAAACATGAACAAAACCCGGAGACTAAACCATATAGACATCCTCTTGAAGATCACCATGTAGAAAAGCATTTTGAGCATGCATCTAATTGCCTTAGAGTCCAACCATAGGTGACTGCCAATGATAATATAATTTGAATTGTCATGGGCTTAATGACTGGATTGAATGTTTCATGATAATCTTGACCCTCAACCTGATGAAATTCCTTGGCAACTAAGCGAGCCTTATAGCGCTCAATAGCTCCAGCAGAGTTTCTTTTAATCTGAAAGATCCATTTGCACCCTAGAGTGTTCATGGAGGAATTGAAGGAAACCAATGACCATGTTTGATTTTTAACAAAGTTGTCATCTCAGATGACATAGCATCACGCCATTCTTTGAACTTAGAGGCTTCTGTAAAGCCGGTAGGCTCAATGGAGGGAGATGGGGATGTAGTAGTGGTACCCTTCACTCTGGGACTTATGAAATAACCTAAACTAATCGGGAGCTTATATTAGTATAAATAAAGTCCATCTCTAACCAACAACCATTAAAATATGCTTCAAAATTTGGTTGATAAGACAACTAGAATCCCGTCGAGTGACATTTTAGTTGTTGCAAGTCCTAGAATCATTTTAGAAATAACCTTCCCTTTTCATGAATtaagagagagagaaaggaaGAAGAACCTAGGTGAGAAGTGAATAGGTTTCAATATTCAATGGCATTAAGTTACTACCTGATGCCCATGCCCCTCAAACATtaggaaagaagaagaaaatatcgTAATGTTCTCACTACACCTGAAATTCCATAGTCGTCACCAATGAAAAAGTAGGCATTTCTAACTTTGTCGTAATTGAATCGCTTTATTATGGATAAATAAATCCCTTGTTATTATATAAATTCATTTTACTGTGGTGACTAATGACTATATCATACTTTTTGGTTAGTTCAAAATGTTGAAATTGATGAAGAAGTTGATGTTATAGTTTCAGAATGGATATGTTACATCACATTATTAAGGCAATTTCCCTTCTATAAATAGCTAGAGTTTGTTCATTTGTAaacatctctcacttgccttcttatctcctaaggcatttaAATCTTTTTTCTCTCCTGTAGTATTTTACTTGTATTTTTGGAGTAAAATaaagtttgagttgattgtgtccgaggattaggcaaaaatcaaattttgctGAACTTCGTTAATTTCTGGagttctttttattattgtctcatttactatttattagctacctttagatatagtagttgtgatttaatcactctaTATATATTTGTCTTCCGGaacatttggtatcagagccaaggttctatcttagtatgctttgtggttgcagcatagtctaaacttccacatcagaaaagaattACTTTGGTGTTTTGTACTGTCAGCAAATAAATAGTATTTGTAGCAAAATAggagataataaaaatgaagagtCCACATTGGCTGTCAGTAATGCGTCGTTGGCATCTTCTCTTATGACAAAAAttatgtcaaatgcgaaatttgcagttgaaatttttgacgggtcaggacatttcgaGATGTGGCAAGCTGAGGTTCTGATgtcctttttcaacaagggctagatattgccatagaagaaaagaaaccagaaaaatatcggagaaggagattggaagaTTATCAATCGCGTCGCTTATGGTACCATTCGATCGTACCTAGCAAGAGAACAGAAGTATCCATATACAAAataaacttctgcaagtaaattgtgGAATGCAATAGaggataaattcttgaagaaaaacagtcaaaataaaccTTACATGAAAAAAAGACCGTTATGCTTCACATATGTTCTTGGTACTATAATGAATGATCATATCACCAGCTTTAATAAGTTGGAGATAGATTTACAGAATATGGACGtgacttttagtgatggagatATGGACTTAATATTATTAAGTTCACTTCtcgatgagtacgagcacctcaAAACTACTCTACATCATGGGAATGATTAAGTGTCTCTCAAAGAAGTTTGTTTTGCCTTGTACAACTATgaacaaagaaaaagagaaaaacaaaagagtGGAGAAGAAGAAGCATTGGTCGTGCGAGGTCGTTCTCAAAATCATATGAGAACGAAGAAAAGAAGATCCAAGTCAAGATCCAGACCCAGTAAAGATGAATGCGCCTTTTGCCGAGAAAAGGGGCACTAGAAGAAAGACTATCCAAAGTTGAAAAACAAGGCCATACCTAACAATGGGAAGGCTatcatggattcaaatgtaggtGATTGTGACTACTCTGATTTCTCACTAGTTACAAGTGagccattcaaaccatctgacatatggttgatggattCAGCTTGTAGCTATTATATGTGTCCCAACAGGGACTGGTTCGttgattttcaagaaggagaatatggagttaTTCACACCGCAAATAACATTCATCTTACCGCATATGGTATTGGTTCAATCCGATTAAGGAACCATGATGgattgatcagaacattaacaaaTGTTCGATACGTAccggaattgaagaaaaatctcatttttgtagGAGCCCTAGAGTCAAAGTGGCTCAAAGTCGTTGCAGAAAATAGGGTAATGAGAATATGCTCTTGTGCACTAGTATTAATGAAGGTAATTCGGCGAAATAATAACATGTACCACTATCATAGTAGTACATTTATTGGGACAACATTAGTGACATCAAGTGATGACaaggaggcagaagcaaccaagctatggcacatgcgcttgggacatgctggaaaAAAATCCTTGAAAATTTTATGAGAttaaggattgttaaaaggagtaAAGACTTGCAATTTCAATTTTTGTGAGCATTGTGTCAAGGGAAAACAGACAAGTGTTAAATTTGGAACAGctatccataatactaaaggtatTTTGGATTATGTTCACTATAATGTTTGGGGTGATTCTAAAACACCTTCATTAGGTAAAaaacactattttgtaacctttattgatgacttttctcgaagagtgtgggtgtcacgggcccaaatccttacattgggtagcggcacctgctcgcccgtgcggcgcccgCAGTTTCCCTCGCTGCAGACCAGCCTTTTTCCTATCCCAGGATTCCCAAGCACGATCTTGTGCCTGTTGATGGGACTTTCCCGTAGGCTCGCCCTAACTTGTGCCGCCTAtaagatgcctaggcccttggccATAGACATGTCAtggcgcttcatcttaggatcacaatccatgcgcaCCCTGGGGGATTGGCTTAAGGCATAccttgtccttagcccaagactgagcatcgctctcgcgtgcacagcccaatcctcaagcttgacactcgcctagtgcatccgcgactagctcatgccttgcccgagtaaggcaacctttagcccttggtcattgtcatgcgcgtctttcCTTCCATGCCCATACATTGCCCTCGCGACACGGTTCCATCCCGAATAGTGTAGTGTCGCCCCAAAACtacacctttaggccaacggacccttgctttcATGGTTGAACTCAatccatgctcacaagtcgacacatgatgcccctatgacaggtgcgtcaagtatccaatcggcacggaggtctcgttccaacattcggcagcccgcggggctggccattccacacatcgagcctccagcaccactttgatgcccaacgcaggcccGAAGGCATAGCGCCGTCCACACAAGTTCCCAAACTCGTGTGGATACCTTTGATACTCCTTTGAgacatctaggcaggcccttaaggttgcccccaaggtagctcgttctatacggcttggtggcagcacgtatgggggaggcatgtcagagctttcatcacctataccccccttatatatgcttaaaatttaaaagcccaagttgcccgagtagacagttctacgtcagaccatcaaaaggaccttttctcaccagttcttggccgaaatcacaactccaaattgtgagttgtgacatcctcccacactcataatgtcatcgtccccgatgacacatcatggcttaagacatcccggagtctgccccctcaggtatgcccatttaagctccctttgtcctgtgggttggacttcctcgaagtcctttctcaaaaggagtcgtgccccatgcacttctcccctaagtatcttccaagcgtgcctccGTACTTGCACtctctggtgtctaactttgtgattgacccacactattcaatcacaccatgaccctcacggcctTCATGTCAGTCTGAAGCTTTCCCTTCACAAGTTAGCACATCATGTTCTCTTTTGACGTCGCTTTcgtagcctttcgctcccgtagccttaagatgcccttggcatggctcccgtagcctttcgctcccgtagcaTTAAGATGCCCTCTTGGCATAGCTCACGTAGCATTTCGCTCTCGTAGCTTTCCTTGCCCTCACTACCTTGAAGATGTGCTCGCTTCCAGACCCACGACTTCTCCCATATGCCTCTTGCACaggcgggatcctcccacactcaatgtggaggatacatcttagctctgtcgtcccacttggcattcggccagcagttgggacgacctttggtgagtactacatttCCAAAGTCATAGCATAGATCGCCGCATTCCCAAACAAAGATCTTTGTTTTCCAactgtcacttcctcagcaagtagccaatgctcccggtagtacttcaatactcgccctatagacagGCGCCCTCTTGGCcctgctagcacggcttcccggttcGGTGTGCCTCACACCTGGACACGCAcggtccccgatcattcgacGTACCTCTTTCCAAAATGACACCTTCTAACTTGGAAATCCTCCAAGTTTCGAAGCTTCGCTATACCCTCGAATCTGtttcctcaccttggcaatgccctcaggcagCCCAAAGGTCTTCTCCCGTAGGAAAGACACTCCACTTGATGTGTtgcacgcatccttggcaagatctccgctatgatcatgcccaagtttatagtccatggctcccACTCTTCGCAATATGGTTGAacgacctggcaaacatggctttctcttggccatccgactcatcggcatatcacctcattcagtaGCACCTTAGACTCATGAAATACAATGAAATCACCCATTTATTTCGTCGACCATcagtatcgggttctcgatctttggtggcatatgaacatcaatctctacATTGACGTGATCTCTGCACTTACATCCAAAATGCGATCGCCATATCCACCCTTTGCCTTGACGTTGTGCCATCGCATAAtatggccttaatcagctctgataccaagtgtcaTAGGCCCAAATCCTTACATAGGGTAGCGTCACCTGCTTGCCCGTGCGGCGCCCGCAGTTCCCCTCATTGCAGGCCAGGCGTTATCCTATCCCAGGATTCCCAAGCATGATCCTGTGCCTGTTGATGGGACTCGCCCGTAGGCTCtccccaacttgtgccgcccgtaagaggCCTAGGCCCTTGGTCTTAGATAGGtcgtggcgcttcatcttaggatcacaatccatgtgCGTCCTGtgggattggcttaggacataccttgtccttagcccaagactgagcatcacTCCCGCATGCACAACCCAaccctcaagcttgacactcgcttagtgcatccgcgactagctcgtgcctcgcccgagtaaggcaacctttagcccttggtcattgtcatgcgcgtcttttgtgccatgcccatacattgccctcgcgacacgcttccatcccgaatagtgcagtgtcgccccacaactgtacctttaggccaacggacccttacTTGCATGGTTgacccaagccatgctcacaagtcgacacatgatgcccctatgataggtgcgtcaagtatccattCAGCACGGAGGTATAGTTCCAACATTCGGCAGTCTACGGGGCTAGCCGTTCCACACATCGAACCTCCATCGCCACTTTGATGCCCAAAGT
This region of Nicotiana tomentosiformis chromosome 4, ASM39032v3, whole genome shotgun sequence genomic DNA includes:
- the LOC138909332 gene encoding uncharacterized mitochondrial protein AtMg00810-like, translated to MNTLGCKWIFQIKRNSAGAIERYKARLVAKEFHQVEGQDYHETFNPVIKPMTIQIILSLAVTYVYVDDIVLTGNRSSFIDSFVQALGRAFSIRDLGPLHYFLGIQVCHNSDGICLSQSQYIQSILTKAGMIHCKLLSSPMATNAKLNKGDIPDFDDPSLYRQAVGALQYLTLTSPDISFMVNKVCQFMHNPSLNQWVAVKRILKYLQHTKSMSFLISKAFNLYLQAFTDSDWANSIDDRSFAILAATKELVNAGS